In the genome of Chryseobacterium sp. 52, the window TAATACAGCATGGAAGATAAAATCACTGATTTCCCTGATTCAGAGGTTCCAAAGAAGAATACAAAATTGCTTTCTTTATTTTTAATGTCGTTGGAAATGGTTCTGGCTATGGGAACAAAATCTTCCTGAATTTCCTGGTTATTGTCAAACGAAAGAGGTTTCAGCATTTCTTCCGCTTCATGGTCAAAGGACAGCGGTTTAAATTTTTCGTTAAAATTTTCCATAGTCTAGTTATTGGGAATTAATGTATTGCCACTCCTTTTATTATTGAAAACACTGCCTCTGTTGTTTTTGTTATTATCCGGACCTGTTACCAATAATATAATAATCACGATCACAAAATCGAGCAAAATACATCCTGCCAGCACTACAAACTGATACATTCCGAAGTGCTTGATGGCATGTTCAAACGCAAAACCAATCTTCCCGACTTCCTGTGTCTGGGAAACAATCGGTTCAAAGTGAATTTTTTCATTTCCTAAAACAGTCTGCGCCCTGCTTCCCAGTTTATTGTATTCAGCTAGAGATTCATCAATTACCCCTTGTGAAAGGTCATCCTTTTCTTTTTTTGACAATAACAGAAGGTCCTGAATATTCTTATTCCACTTTAAAGAGGCATTGTTAAGGTCTGTTTTCAACGCTCTTTCTTCGGGAGAAAGGTCGGAGATCATATTGTCGATCTGATGGCCCATTCTTTCGGACAGGTCTTCGTAATCGCTTCCTACCGGAGTCAGCAGATCTACTTTCTGGCCGGTCAGTTTTTCAATATCTCTGATCAATGACTGTGCACGGGTTCCGATTCCTTTGTTTCCGGGATCTTTAATCTGCTCCATCAGTTGCTTTTTCTTGATTTCGATATTCTGGGTTGTCATCTTATTGTATTTATAGCTCAGCTTTGATTCCACATCGTTTTCAAGAGCCATAAAACTTTTATTGATCTCCCGGAGCTCATCAGTATAAATATCCGTTTTCATAAACCTTGTATACAGCGCATTAAAATTGGCGATGAAACAAAAAGAAGCGATGAATACATAGATTCCTACAAGGCTGCCGGTAGGTTTGCCTTCGAGTTTGGCATTCCTGAGCATCCAACACAGGAATAAGAGTAAGAGTGATAGTACCAGGGCAATAACAAATGATGCCGGCCCAAAAATCTGCTGTAGTCCCAGCCATGTCTGGTAAAAGCTTACACTGATGAGCAGCAGGGCGAGAACTCCTAAGAAGAGGTCTGCCGGAGTAGTTTTTTTATTCATAATGTTTGAGTTGTTGTTTTCGTTTTATAATGCCCGAAACTACAAACAACTGCAAAAGAAAAATTATGGGAAACCGTAAATGGTTATTTTCCTACTCATCACTAAAAAAAATCTTTGTATTCAAAATTGATTCATTTGCCTGTATTTAAAGGATGTTTCAAATAATTAGATTTTAGCCATAAACAATATAGATATTAAGAATAATACGCAACCCTCCTTTTATCATTGAATTTCAACCAGTAAGATCAATTTTAAAATCACTTCAATGTGATTAATATAAATTTCGAGCGATAATATTTCCTAATTTAGTGATAACTAAAACCATCAAAATTGAAAACTTATGAAAACATCATTATTATCCATGAAAAATGGCCTGGCAGCTGCTATGTTACTTTTAACAGGTATGGCGAGCGCACAGCAATGGCAAGTTACCGGAAATGGGGGAATTACCCCAGCCAATTATGCAGGTACAGTAGATCCCAGGGCTTTTTATCTTAGAACCAATGGAGCTTCTTCCAATCCGGGACAGGCTATCCTGAACGAAGCAGGTTCGTTTATCGTTGATGCTGTCAACAATTCTAATATCGCCAAAGTAAAAGGAAGTATTGTCAATGGGATTTCCAATGTTCTGGGCTCCCAGGCCTCCAGCTCTCTGGTAAGCGGCTGGGAAAATGATCTCAGCAATGGCGGAGGTGCCAATATTGTTGGCGGGCAGGCCAATGTAGTTCTGAATAATGCCGGAAAATCAGTAGCATTGGGCTGGAAAAATACGATCCGAAATCACAACCAGTTTGCATTAGGCGTAGGTATTGATCTTAAGGATGTATATTCAGGCGGATTCGGAATAGATCTGGCAGCCACCGGAAACCGTTCTTTCGTGATCGGAGCAGGAACCGGAAGCGCGAAACTCACGAATAATATTCCGTCATCTATTATGTTTGGATTATCTCCTACAGCAACAATGCTGATTCAGGATAAAAGTGTGGGAATTCTTACGCTTTCCCCTACTGCCAATTTCCATACGGTAGGAACGGTAAGACATGAAAATCTGCCTACAGGAAGCGGAAATGCCCTGGTTGTAGATGTCAATGGAAATGTAATGGTTTCAACTACTCCACTCAGCAGAAGTGCTGCTTCCGACGAAACGATCCAGCAACTGGAAGACCGTATTAAAAACCTGGAAAATACAGTGGAAGAGCTTAAACAGCTGCTATTGAATAAAGGGACTTCATCTTCTCTCACTTCATCTTCAGATATAGCCCAACTTTCTCAGAATGTTCCCAATCCTACCAAAAACGGAACGAGCATCAGCTATTATCTTCCAAAAGATGCAAAATCAGCATCAATTGAAATTTATAATATCTCAGGTCAGATAGTGAGAACTCTCCCACTTCGCGATAAAGGCAATGGGACGATCGCAATTTCAAGCTCAGATCTTCCATCCGGAACATATGTATACAAAATGACTACAGACGGAAAAGTGACGGGTTCTAAAAAAATGGTTATCCGGGATTAAATTCTTGATATATATTTTCAAAAAAGCAGTCCATGAGATTTTATATTTCATGGGCTGTTTTTTTATCCCTGAATCATTTAGAATCCATTTCTCCTGTATTATAATTAATTTCTTACAATCAGTCATAAAAAGAGAAATATTTTAATATAAACAAGTTAAGTAATTGTCAATTTTACAGATATCACTACTTTAAAATTAAATATTTTTATATATTTAAAAAATATTTCCCTTATTGATGAAATTTAATTTTCGTGAATCGGAGGAGTACTTTAGATTTAATGAATAATATAACTCAAAAAGCTGTGAAGAATCTTCTACTGGCTATTACTCTTATAGGAAGCTTGTCCTCATGTAAAGATAACGATGCGGACTCTACAGTACTTCCACAAGCCACACAAACGGGTGCCAATACAGGTGGAGCCTTTGTAAACGGTAAAATATGGGTATCTAAGATTGAACAATCTACTGTTGCCGCACTCGGAAATAATACCACCTATGAATTTGTGAACAATGAATATTCATTGAAAATACAATTAAGAAATGCTGAAAATCCAACCGGAAATACGATTCAGATACTTCTGGTGAGCGATCAGGACTTTGGTATTGGAAACTATCCATTAAATGAAAACGATAACGGACTCTATTATCATTCTTCCAAAATCTATTCTACCAATAGTGAAAATATCGGAACCTTATCTATTAGCAAATTTGATAAGGCCAATAAAATCATTTCAGGAACATTCAGCTTTAAAGCCAAATACTATTATGACGGAGATACAGTAACGATTACTGATGGCCGTTTCGACAGAAAATATCAATAATTTTTTTCAACTAATGACATTATGAAAACAAAATTTCTTCTCTTTATTTTGTCCTTTTTAGGATGTATTGGCTTTGGCCAGAACAAGAAAACAATTCCCCGGGAAAAGGATATTCAGGAAAATACCCTGCAGTCTGTTTTCGCCAATCTGGAAAAAGACAGAATTCCAAATGGGCTTCTGCTGGACGCAGCCATCGAATTTGCCAATCTAAAAAAATATGATGGCACAATGCCTGACAGCTCATATACCAGCTCTAAATTGGTGGCAGATATATATAACACGATCCTTATGAGCCGTCTTTCTGCAAATGCTTCTATTACGCACACTGCAGATGACCTTGCTTCGCAATGGAAATCGGAGCAGCAAAAAGATATTATTCCCCTTGGAGGTGTTTTTTATAAGTACAGTCAGTTTTCGCAGACTACCCAGCAGAATGCACAAAATACAGGAGATCCGGGTACTTTAACCGTTAATAATGGTGCTGTACAGGATAAATATGTGAACGGAGTATGGCAAAATCCATATGAAGAAAAGTATGTGCTTGCCCTTTCACCTTCTGTTTCTTCTCACAATAAGCTTGATTTTAAAATAAAATTACCCAACAATCTGTTTCTTACCAATCAAACTTCGCAGATTCAGAAAATAGAATATAAGCTTAGCGATCAGCTACCTTATCAGCTATTGCCATACAACCAGCCGATTAATGTTAGCTATGCAGCACAGGGAACCTATCACTGGACATTCAAGCTTACTCTTAATTCGGGAGAAGTATTATATACCCATACCCAATTTACTGTAAACGGTGACATGGGAAAATATGTAGATACCGCAATGGAATCTAAAACCACGACACTTGGCCAATACACCAAGAATGTTATTTTTAACGGTGCCAACAGAGCTACGATGTATATAAAGCTTGCACCGGGACACACCCAGATTACCAAACCTCTTATTGTAGCGGAAGGTTTTGATATGGGTGCTATTGTGGCTCCAACACAGGAAGCTGGTCTGACTAATATTGATACTTTTATTTCAAGTCTGTGGGGAGGGTCATCTTCACTGTATCTTGATATTAACAACAATTATGACATTATCTATGTTGACTGGAATAATGGTGTAGATTATATACAGAATAATGCAGCTCTTCTTTCAACGGCAATTCAATGGGTCAATGCCAATAAAACAGGTATGGAGCGTAATGTTGTAATCGGGCAAAGCATGGGAGGTCTTGTTGCCAGATATGCGCTGAAAGATATGGAGCAAAAAGGAATACCTCATGTTACCAAGCTATTCATTTCTGATGACAGCCCGCATCTGGGTGCCAATATTCCATTGGGAATGCAGTATATGCTCAATAATGTCGCGAGGGCGTATATTAAAGCTCCGCTAATTGCAGGAATCGGAGAGTTTATTGTTCCGATGTTCAATCAGGGAATCTCTATTAATGATGTTCTTACTTTAACGGATACTCCTGCTGCAAGACAGATGCTGATCAATTATTCTGACGGTAATTATCAGATTAATAATACCATCCATGACAACTGGCAAAATGAGCTTAAGCTTAAAGGCTATCCTCAGCTGACCAGAAATGTAGCAATATCTAACGGAAGTGAGTGTGGAACAGACCAAACCCTTTCAAACCTGCTTCGTCTTTATAAGGAAACAAACAAGCAACATTTATTCTCCGACATCATCGGCGCATTAGTAGGCGTAGCTACCAACCGTCTGGATATGATTTTACTGGCTTCTGTTCCGGGAAGTTCCAAATATGTATTTGATTTTACTGTACGTCCCATGACGCAAATTAATGCCGGAACACAGGTTTACAACGGAAGCATTAAATATAAAAAGAAAGTTCTCTGGCTGATCAATGCCCAGGTAACATTGCTTGGAGGAAGCAGAACGCAGCCGGGAGGAATTCTTCCTATGGATAAATATGGAGGCGGTAAATTTAAACTGGCACAAAACCAGCTGCCATCATACGTTACGGACAATCTTACGACAACTCCATTCAGCTTTATTCCTACACCAAGTGCATTGGATTATAAGTCAGGAAATACTGTTTTAACGGAAGCTGATTATCAAAGACCTTTTTCTCCTGTAGATGACGCAGCCAATGTTCCTTTCGCCAATTTTGTTGCAGAGAAAGTAGATGCCAATCAGGAACACATTACATTCAGTGCGAGAAACGGACAGTTTATCCTGAACCAACTTTCAGCTAATACTACTGTACAGAATCAAAAAATTACCACTTCTTATCTGTGCGGAACCAAAATCAAGATCGGAGGAGATGCATCATCATGTGGAGGTGCTGCACTTACGTACACTACTGGTTTTGCACCATCCATCTCATGGTCTGTTATCAACGGAGCAGGTCTTGTTGATATCAACGGACCTACCAACCTGCCTCAGATTACTTTCACACCAAAACCATATGCCAACGGAAATATCAGACTTCAGGCAGCGCTTTCCGGAGACGGTGCCAGCAACAGCGTTATTAAAGACGTATGGATAGGTGCTCCAATGGTTTATATGCAAAATTACTGTACAGATCCTAGTCAAACCATGTGTTATTTACAGGGTATTACCACTTCTTTCCCGGTAGGTTCTACGATATCTTTAAGCCTTGATGCAGCGGGATTAGATAGTATAGACAATTCAGGAAATACATGGGAATGGGAAAAAGTTATGGGTAATTTCAAATTTGTAAGTTCACCTTATGTAGCCGATGTTCAGAACAACGGAAACGGAAGTAAAGGTAAAGTTGCCAATATTCAATCGACAGGAAACAACAGTCTGATTTCGTTTAAAGGAAGAGCAAAAAGTGCCTGCGGATGGGGTCAATGGAAGTGGTTCTACTGGAATATATATTCTTCAAGAATGGCTCAGGTAGAGAACTTATTTACGATTTCACCGAATCCTACAGACGATATCATCAATATATCATTGCTGGATTCAGGGAATACGTCTGAAATCACAACCGACATTCAGGCAGAATTGTACAACAATATCGGAAACAAAACCGGAAGCATTAAATTAAATAATTTCCGGGGAACGATGTCAGCATCTGCATTGCTACCTGGCGTGTATACTTTAAAAATAATGTATAATGGCAAATCAGAAAGCCACCAGATTATAAAGAAATAAGATGTTTTTTTAATAGGAATGGCAGCCTTTGAGGCTGCCATTTTTCGTTTAGGGTATTTTGATTTTAAAATTTTGTTTCAATAAAAAAACTAGAACTTTATTCTGTTTTACTGCTTACCTATAATGGGATGATACTCTTCTCTTAAAGATCTTTCTACGTAAGGAACTATGAAATCATAATTTTTTACGTCAAGTTCAATGGTAGATACTCGGAACTCCAGTCCATGCAGATTTTTTCTGTGTCTAAGTTTCATAGCATAAGTCTGCTTTTGTGGTGACAAATCTATATGTTCTCGTATTCTACAATAGATATTCTTATTTTTTCCGATATAAATAGGAAGCCACTGTTCTTTAAAGACTTCTCTAACTTTTAACCTCTTTTGGATGGTACTGGATGAAAAGAAAGAATCCTGTTTCTTCATTTTCCATGCCTGTGCAAAGTTTTTTATTCTGGTTTCTCTTTTTACACCCGCATTTAAATATGTATCAAGATTTAGTTCAAACATATAAAGCCCTTGCATCTTCTCTTTTTTCAAAAACAAAGAAGAATCGAAATCATCAGAAAGCGTAAAACAAACTGCATTCCCTGTATCAAACCGGATATTTGAGATGTGTTTTTTAAGAATCTCCACATGCATTGTTATATCTATGTCAAATTTCGAGATGATATCCTGATAATCATTTATTTTCATGCTATTTATATTTTACAGTTTTTAATTCTCTTATTCAGCATAATGATTTTCTAACAGACTAAGCATCTCAGTCTCATGCTCTCTAAGCGCTTCTTTTAATCCTGAAAAATCATAAGGTACTGTATCTTTCTCAAAATTAAAATCCTCAATAAGGCCATTTTCTTCCAGCTTTTCGAAAAGCTTTTTGAGTTTTAAAGGCGGATTTTTCATACCATTCAAATACTTGAACTTGTCATTCAAACTATCATTTGAGAACGATGAATTCTCGGAAACAGATAATAAAGTAAGATTTCCGAATTGATGGATATCAATCTCTTTATTTTTGAAATCTTCATCCTTACTCTGAGGCAGAACATGTTCGACTGAACTTCGTGATGTAATTTTATAATTGGGATATTTTAACTGATTATTCTTCCAGAGAAGATATTCCAATTTGTAAAACCAGTACCTCTGTATTTCTCCAAATTTGAAATCCTCTACTTTATTAAAATCTTTTTGACCACACTCCATAGAAGTATTTTCGTTAAAGTAAGATTCATAAACCTTGAATGCACTTACGGACCCTGATAGGGCATTATCTATAACTTCAAGATGTTTTAAATCATCATCTTCGTTTTCATTATTCAACAGAAAATCTATATATAATCCCAACCAAAAATGTTTTTTATCCCAATTGCTATGATATAACATTCTTTGAAGCTGTTCAGACTCCTTTTTCTTGACAGAATATTGATGTTCCACCTCACTTTCCTTCGCACTAATATTTAATAGTTCAAAACCATTATCTTCAAGATCCTTGAAGATAATATGACGGTCCATCACCTCTTTTACTTTTTTCAAAACAATGATGAAATCCGCCGCAATCTTATGCCTTATATCTTCCTTGTTCTTATCACTGATCATCTCTCTGAAATTACTGAATACACTGAGCAACTGTTCCTTATCAAAAACACCGGGAGTTCCTATGCTATATTGGTTATCATGTTTTTTCTGAAAAATATATAAGGTATGAATGAGCAGTGTATTGAAATCTGTAATATATTCATAGTGATAATCCTGTGTTTGTTTCTGTTTTTCATCTTCCTCATTCTCATCTACAGTTTCACAACTACCGGTTGTTATATCTTGTATAATATCCTTCAATGCAGTCTGTGAAGCATGATCTTCGTTATACTTAGACTCAGCTTTAGAATGATACTGTAGCGTCATCTTATCCCATATTTTAGCATACTCTAATCTATTTTCAGGAAGTATAGCATTGATTAATTCAGACTTTAAGATATCATAATGCTGCAATTGTGTACCATTGGTATTAATCTGAATAAAGAGTTTATTTTCATCACTCCCTGCTGGTGCCGTTAAAAACTGAAAGCTCACTTTTTCCAGCAAAAATTCAATAGAGATATTTTGTTTACGGTCTTTTATCCAGTTTTCAATAATCGAGAAAGCAGCTGCTATATTTCTGTTTTGTTCCAGTTCCGGTTTAAGCTTTTTATTTTCACTGTTTGCTGACAGCAAATGATTGATTTCCCAAAACCGTTCCCCTTCTTCCATCTGCTCATGAGATCTAAGCAGCTCTTCCATATATAAATTTGTATGTTTTCTAATTGAAAATCTCAGTCTGGGATGATGGCCAATACTGCAGAACTGAAGCAAATTCCTGTATTGATCATTTTGTTTATTTTGATGAGCCAGATAAAGACACAGAACCCATAATGTCGTAAAACGCTGTTGTCCATCTATCAAGTCATAAACACCACCATTATCAACGGTAATAATATTTCCAATAAAATATCCAGGATTTTTCTGATTTTCTAAAAAATCTTCCAGAAGTCTTTCTATTTCTTCTTCTCCCCAACAATATGGTCTCTGATACACCGGTACATTAACTGTATAATCAAAATTAATCAGCCGCTTAGGAGCAATTTCAAACTTACACATTACAAATTTGTTTATTTGTTAAAATATCTTTGAATTCATTATAGAAATTACCCACAACCCCGTTTTTATGATCATCCTTAATTGACAAGTTACTGTATTTCTTCTTTTTGCAGTATGCAACAATCTCATGTTTATGGGAATAACAGATCCTGTCAAGAAGTTTTTCTCCCTCTTCAAAATCATGTACAGTTTTCTTGGTCACTCGTTTCGAAAGTCTTGTGAAAAAACATACTTTAAATAACAGTTGGGCCATACCAATGAATTTTCTATCTTCAATAAAATCTTCTCCATATCGGGAAATCATAGTAATTAAAGCCATCTGATAATATTCATCATTAAATTCACATCCACTTAGCTTTTTAATTCTATTCAAAATGTCTGAACGATCTGAATTTAGCTTCTCCCCAATACGGTCCCAGATTACACAATAATATATCAGGTAATGGATGGTATTCTCCCCTTTATACAAAAATTGTCTCACTTTATAGTTTGGAGCATCTACAGTAAGCTTACCTTTTGACAAACAGGCTTCAGCAAACTGGTAATCTTTATCGGAAAGCATTTCTTCATAAGCAAATTCTTCCGGCAGCCTCAATTTCCATTCAGAATAATTATGTCTGGGAAATTCTCTGAAATTAATACCTTGCCAATATCTGGATTTTAACAGCAGTTCAGACATATGGTTCAGTTTAGCCGAATCAAACTGATAATATTCTAAAGCTATAGCCTTTTCTATCTGCTTCGATTTCTCCAAAGCCTGCAGGTGAAATGGTTTGATAATGTCGATTCCATCTAACCGCCTTCCCGATGTATTTAAAGTGGTGTAAAATTTAAATGCCTGATCCTGAGACTCTGCAATAATATAGGTTACATTAATATCAGAAAAATCAATTTTAGAGTATGTCTCCATCAACTTCAAACTATCAATATGATCTTTAAGAGAAGAAACATTCTTTTTAATATTATTTCTTGAAATCTCTGATTCTACACAAAAATTATCATTTAGCCCTACACTTTGTTCCTGCAGATGGGCCAAAATTAACAGGCTTGAAATTCTTTGTTGCCCGTCTATAATATCGTATGTTTTTCCCTCTTTATTTTTAACCAGAATGACCGTTCCCAGATAATACAGTGGGCATTTATTTTTGTTTTTTCGTGAATAATTTAACAAATCATTATATAGTTTGATGATCTGCTTTCCGGTCCATACATAGGGTCTTTGATAATCGGATATTTTCAATTTAAATTGATTAAAGAAATCATCAACAGTTAAAGACCCCTGTTTTTCTATTTCAGCAAGGCTTTCTATCATATTTTCATCTTGAGTTTTTCATTTAATATTATGCAGACTCCTCAATATACAAAGAGGACTGAGAAGTCATAAAATATAATTTATATATCTCTATTAGAAAAATAAATCGTTTTAAAATAGTCTCATGCAGAAAATAGCAGTCTGATGCCTAAAGAAAGTTTGAAATAATTTATTTTCATAGAAGGTTACATAGTTTTGAGAACAATAATATTAAAAAAAATCTGATTGCACTTACGGGAAAACGTAATTTTTCAACAAAATCAGCTCTAATCCAACACAATAGAAGAATTCTCCCATAAAAAGTGGCTCTCCCCACTTCAATAAGCCCCCAGAAGGCCTTTCGAACAACCTCCATCCCCTTCATGAAGGGATTTCACCCCCCCTTAGGTAAGGGGGATGTAGATCCGGTTACATAACGGGCTCAAGGTACTTGAAAAGGGGTTAATACCAGTTAACCAAGGGGATCGAACCCCTTGTACTAAGGGCTGAAGGGACTTTAGAAGAGGTTTACAGCTTGTCATTATCCACAAAAAAACACGTCTTCACGTGCTTTAGTTTACTTTATTTTTCTCTATAAATTATTCAGACTGGTTAGTCGTACTGTCCGGAGACGGCTTCTGGACCACTGGTGTCTGAGGTGATGTTACAAAAAACTGTTTCATATCCTCATAAACTACATTGGTACCCGGTACATTCTCTTCTGAAAGAAATCTGATATTCCGGTAAAAGCTGATGGCATTGTGGTATTTATCGTGGTCCAGCAGTACTTTAGTGTCAGATAGCTGTTCGTTCAGTGAATTCAATCGTTGTAGCCTCAATTCTATTTGCTCTCTTGCTGCATAATCTCTGTCGAATTCAACTTTGTCCAGAAATGCAGGAACAAGTTCGGGATATTGTTCCATATAGCTTTTTGCTTTATTAACGAAAAGCTTGTTCTGCTCCACGATTCTTCCGTACTGCTGCCGCTGTTCAGGGGTGAGATTAATGGTTTTTCCT includes:
- a CDS encoding T9SS type A sorting domain-containing protein, with protein sequence MKTKFLLFILSFLGCIGFGQNKKTIPREKDIQENTLQSVFANLEKDRIPNGLLLDAAIEFANLKKYDGTMPDSSYTSSKLVADIYNTILMSRLSANASITHTADDLASQWKSEQQKDIIPLGGVFYKYSQFSQTTQQNAQNTGDPGTLTVNNGAVQDKYVNGVWQNPYEEKYVLALSPSVSSHNKLDFKIKLPNNLFLTNQTSQIQKIEYKLSDQLPYQLLPYNQPINVSYAAQGTYHWTFKLTLNSGEVLYTHTQFTVNGDMGKYVDTAMESKTTTLGQYTKNVIFNGANRATMYIKLAPGHTQITKPLIVAEGFDMGAIVAPTQEAGLTNIDTFISSLWGGSSSLYLDINNNYDIIYVDWNNGVDYIQNNAALLSTAIQWVNANKTGMERNVVIGQSMGGLVARYALKDMEQKGIPHVTKLFISDDSPHLGANIPLGMQYMLNNVARAYIKAPLIAGIGEFIVPMFNQGISINDVLTLTDTPAARQMLINYSDGNYQINNTIHDNWQNELKLKGYPQLTRNVAISNGSECGTDQTLSNLLRLYKETNKQHLFSDIIGALVGVATNRLDMILLASVPGSSKYVFDFTVRPMTQINAGTQVYNGSIKYKKKVLWLINAQVTLLGGSRTQPGGILPMDKYGGGKFKLAQNQLPSYVTDNLTTTPFSFIPTPSALDYKSGNTVLTEADYQRPFSPVDDAANVPFANFVAEKVDANQEHITFSARNGQFILNQLSANTTVQNQKITTSYLCGTKIKIGGDASSCGGAALTYTTGFAPSISWSVINGAGLVDINGPTNLPQITFTPKPYANGNIRLQAALSGDGASNSVIKDVWIGAPMVYMQNYCTDPSQTMCYLQGITTSFPVGSTISLSLDAAGLDSIDNSGNTWEWEKVMGNFKFVSSPYVADVQNNGNGSKGKVANIQSTGNNSLISFKGRAKSACGWGQWKWFYWNIYSSRMAQVENLFTISPNPTDDIINISLLDSGNTSEITTDIQAELYNNIGNKTGSIKLNNFRGTMSASALLPGVYTLKIMYNGKSESHQIIKK
- a CDS encoding DUF262 domain-containing protein gives rise to the protein MCKFEIAPKRLINFDYTVNVPVYQRPYCWGEEEIERLLEDFLENQKNPGYFIGNIITVDNGGVYDLIDGQQRFTTLWVLCLYLAHQNKQNDQYRNLLQFCSIGHHPRLRFSIRKHTNLYMEELLRSHEQMEEGERFWEINHLLSANSENKKLKPELEQNRNIAAAFSIIENWIKDRKQNISIEFLLEKVSFQFLTAPAGSDENKLFIQINTNGTQLQHYDILKSELINAILPENRLEYAKIWDKMTLQYHSKAESKYNEDHASQTALKDIIQDITTGSCETVDENEEDEKQKQTQDYHYEYITDFNTLLIHTLYIFQKKHDNQYSIGTPGVFDKEQLLSVFSNFREMISDKNKEDIRHKIAADFIIVLKKVKEVMDRHIIFKDLEDNGFELLNISAKESEVEHQYSVKKKESEQLQRMLYHSNWDKKHFWLGLYIDFLLNNENEDDDLKHLEVIDNALSGSVSAFKVYESYFNENTSMECGQKDFNKVEDFKFGEIQRYWFYKLEYLLWKNNQLKYPNYKITSRSSVEHVLPQSKDEDFKNKEIDIHQFGNLTLLSVSENSSFSNDSLNDKFKYLNGMKNPPLKLKKLFEKLEENGLIEDFNFEKDTVPYDFSGLKEALREHETEMLSLLENHYAE
- a CDS encoding DUF262 domain-containing protein, whose protein sequence is MIESLAEIEKQGSLTVDDFFNQFKLKISDYQRPYVWTGKQIIKLYNDLLNYSRKNKNKCPLYYLGTVILVKNKEGKTYDIIDGQQRISSLLILAHLQEQSVGLNDNFCVESEISRNNIKKNVSSLKDHIDSLKLMETYSKIDFSDINVTYIIAESQDQAFKFYTTLNTSGRRLDGIDIIKPFHLQALEKSKQIEKAIALEYYQFDSAKLNHMSELLLKSRYWQGINFREFPRHNYSEWKLRLPEEFAYEEMLSDKDYQFAEACLSKGKLTVDAPNYKVRQFLYKGENTIHYLIYYCVIWDRIGEKLNSDRSDILNRIKKLSGCEFNDEYYQMALITMISRYGEDFIEDRKFIGMAQLLFKVCFFTRLSKRVTKKTVHDFEEGEKLLDRICYSHKHEIVAYCKKKKYSNLSIKDDHKNGVVGNFYNEFKDILTNKQICNV
- a CDS encoding DUF6252 family protein; protein product: MKNLLLAITLIGSLSSCKDNDADSTVLPQATQTGANTGGAFVNGKIWVSKIEQSTVAALGNNTTYEFVNNEYSLKIQLRNAENPTGNTIQILLVSDQDFGIGNYPLNENDNGLYYHSSKIYSTNSENIGTLSISKFDKANKIISGTFSFKAKYYYDGDTVTITDGRFDRKYQ
- a CDS encoding T9SS type A sorting domain-containing protein, whose amino-acid sequence is MKTSLLSMKNGLAAAMLLLTGMASAQQWQVTGNGGITPANYAGTVDPRAFYLRTNGASSNPGQAILNEAGSFIVDAVNNSNIAKVKGSIVNGISNVLGSQASSSLVSGWENDLSNGGGANIVGGQANVVLNNAGKSVALGWKNTIRNHNQFALGVGIDLKDVYSGGFGIDLAATGNRSFVIGAGTGSAKLTNNIPSSIMFGLSPTATMLIQDKSVGILTLSPTANFHTVGTVRHENLPTGSGNALVVDVNGNVMVSTTPLSRSAASDETIQQLEDRIKNLENTVEELKQLLLNKGTSSSLTSSSDIAQLSQNVPNPTKNGTSISYYLPKDAKSASIEIYNISGQIVRTLPLRDKGNGTIAISSSDLPSGTYVYKMTTDGKVTGSKKMVIRD